One genomic window of Anaerolineae bacterium includes the following:
- a CDS encoding CDP-alcohol phosphatidyltransferase family protein, with protein MASSLQEPVTFTDRMRVRFKGVLDAFGGFFNRLGIHPNTMTLLGLIGNTLAAIWLAQGRLLEGGLLVVFSGAFDALDGTMARLRGHPTPWGAFVDSVTDRYSELVIFFGLLMFYTSRGDRMGVFLVYLAAAGSVLVSYVRARAASLGWEVKVGLLTRFERYLVLAPTLVLGIPLVGVGIVAVGANLTALQRIWWTRRQALAAKEW; from the coding sequence GTGGCGTCGTCGTTGCAGGAGCCGGTCACTTTTACTGATCGGATGCGGGTGCGCTTCAAAGGTGTGTTGGACGCTTTTGGCGGTTTTTTCAATCGTCTGGGCATTCACCCGAACACGATGACCCTGTTGGGGCTGATCGGCAACACCCTGGCCGCGATTTGGCTGGCCCAGGGCCGGTTGCTGGAAGGCGGGCTGTTGGTGGTCTTCAGCGGGGCTTTTGACGCTCTGGATGGCACCATGGCGCGCTTGCGAGGGCATCCCACGCCCTGGGGCGCTTTCGTGGATTCGGTCACTGACCGGTACTCCGAGTTGGTCATCTTTTTCGGCCTGCTAATGTTTTACACTTCCCGGGGAGACCGCATGGGGGTATTCCTGGTTTATCTGGCGGCGGCCGGTTCGGTGCTGGTCTCTTATGTACGGGCCCGCGCCGCCTCCTTAGGATGGGAGGTCAAAGTGGGCTTGCTCACCCGCTTCGAGCGTTATCTGGTGCTGGCCCCCACATTGGTGTTGGGCATTCCCCTGGTGGGCGTGGGCATCGTGGCGGTTGGCGCCAACCTGACCGCCCTTCAGCGGATCTGGTGGACGCGCCGTCAGGCTTTGGCGGCAAAGGAGTGGTAA
- the lgt gene encoding prolipoprotein diacylglyceryl transferase, whose protein sequence is MTFQIGPLTIHLYGVILMLGAVAAAYLASREAQRRGLPPDYVWDALTYVIIGGVIGARLWHILTPPPSMVAMGITTHYYLTHPLEAIAVWKGGLGIPGAVIGGGLALYLYLKIKQRHLPPWKRTSFAQWADVAAPGVALGQAIGRWGNYVNQELYGAPTNLPWKLYIDPQYRLQGYENIAYYHPLFLYESIWNVLNMGLLLWVARRYEKRLRQGDVFLLYLMVYAVGRFFLEYLRLDASRIGTINANQTLMALVGLGAAALFLARHSRWWPRPAQEAPQPKGKRRRRRKK, encoded by the coding sequence ATGACCTTTCAAATTGGCCCTTTGACCATTCATCTTTACGGCGTGATCCTGATGTTGGGCGCGGTAGCAGCGGCTTATCTGGCCAGCCGCGAAGCCCAGCGGCGCGGGTTGCCCCCCGACTATGTGTGGGATGCGCTCACCTATGTGATCATCGGTGGCGTGATTGGCGCCCGCTTGTGGCATATCCTTACCCCGCCACCCTCCATGGTGGCCATGGGCATCACCACTCATTACTACCTCACCCACCCCTTAGAGGCCATCGCCGTGTGGAAGGGCGGTTTGGGCATCCCCGGCGCCGTGATTGGCGGAGGGCTGGCGCTGTACCTGTATCTCAAAATCAAGCAACGCCATCTGCCGCCTTGGAAGCGCACTTCGTTTGCTCAATGGGCCGATGTGGCCGCGCCCGGTGTGGCCTTGGGCCAGGCCATCGGGCGCTGGGGCAACTATGTGAACCAGGAACTTTACGGCGCCCCGACCAACCTGCCCTGGAAACTGTACATTGATCCGCAATACCGACTGCAAGGCTATGAAAACATCGCCTATTACCATCCGCTGTTCCTTTATGAGTCCATCTGGAATGTGCTCAACATGGGCCTGCTGTTGTGGGTGGCGCGGCGATACGAGAAGCGCCTGCGCCAGGGGGATGTCTTCTTGCTTTACCTGATGGTGTATGCCGTGGGACGCTTTTTCCTGGAATACCTGCGCCTGGACGCTTCGCGCATCGGCACCATCAACGCTAACCAGACCCTGATGGCCCTGGTGGGGCTGGGTGCGGCAGCCCTTTTCCTGGCGCGGCATAGCCGCTGGTGGCCCAGGCCGGCCCAGGAGGCTCCCCAACCGAAAGGGAAACGTCGTCGGCGGAGGAAGAAGTAG